The Chthoniobacterales bacterium genome has a window encoding:
- the pnp gene encoding polyribonucleotide nucleotidyltransferase, with translation MQHKVTAQIGSTQISIETGKIAKLADGAVIVSTGDTMVLASAVSATQIKEGQDWFPLTVDYREKAAAVGKFPGGYFKREGRPSEKETLTSRMTDRPLRPLFPAGYLYDTQIISILLSADGQNDPDILAINGASAALTVSDIPFAGPIGAVRVGRVDGQFIANPTHDERDQSDLDLVYVGTENDVIMIEGAAQEVPEEDFVKALDFAHGHAREMIRIQKELAAKVGKPKREMPLMTVDQNLLEVAYQVAGDKIEGALYTPTKVERTKAVNALKEEVKTAILEKYPEADKFAISQAFDYVQKKAFRISVLDKQKRMDGRGYQDLRPISCEVGVLPRTHGSAIFQRGETQALALVTLAPIEEAQNIDAYGGGETSKSFLLHYNFPPFSVGETGRTGGASRREIGHGALAERSLEPVVPSSDNFRYAIRISSEVMESNGSTSMASVCGGMLALMDAGVPIKTPVAGISVGLVTEKADDGQMKRYELLTDIIGSEDHFGDMDYKLCGTSAGITGFQLDLKLPGVSHKIMAEATFRAKEARDKILGIMSQTIDQPRPDLSKYAPRIETIKINPDKIGALIGPGGKTIKGIVAETGAEINIEDDGSVHIYATSPESMARAKEIIGGMSREIEVGQTYHGRVVSIKDFGAFVEVFPGKDGLVHISELADFRVNRTEDVAKMGEMIWVKCIGIDDKGRVKLSRKAALKERAAAEAGQTTEPDRVEERQPRR, from the coding sequence ATGCAACACAAGGTCACGGCCCAGATAGGGTCCACGCAGATATCAATCGAAACCGGCAAAATCGCCAAACTCGCCGACGGCGCAGTCATCGTCTCCACCGGCGACACCATGGTGCTCGCCAGCGCCGTTTCGGCCACTCAAATCAAGGAAGGCCAGGATTGGTTTCCGCTCACCGTCGATTATCGCGAAAAGGCGGCGGCGGTCGGAAAATTTCCCGGCGGTTATTTCAAACGCGAAGGACGGCCTTCCGAGAAGGAAACGCTCACGTCGCGGATGACGGATCGTCCCCTTCGGCCCCTCTTTCCGGCCGGTTATCTCTACGACACCCAGATCATCTCGATCCTGCTGAGCGCCGACGGCCAGAACGATCCTGATATTCTCGCGATTAACGGCGCCTCTGCCGCGCTGACTGTTTCCGACATTCCGTTTGCCGGACCGATCGGCGCGGTGCGGGTCGGACGGGTCGATGGGCAGTTCATCGCCAACCCGACGCATGATGAACGCGACCAGAGCGATCTCGATCTCGTCTATGTCGGCACGGAAAACGACGTCATCATGATCGAAGGCGCCGCCCAGGAAGTGCCGGAAGAGGATTTTGTGAAGGCGCTCGATTTCGCGCACGGACATGCGCGCGAGATGATCCGGATCCAGAAAGAGCTCGCGGCGAAAGTCGGGAAGCCGAAACGCGAGATGCCGTTGATGACCGTGGATCAGAACCTTCTCGAGGTCGCCTACCAGGTGGCGGGCGACAAAATCGAAGGCGCGCTTTACACGCCGACCAAAGTCGAGCGGACCAAGGCGGTCAACGCGCTCAAGGAAGAAGTGAAGACCGCGATCCTCGAGAAATATCCCGAGGCCGATAAGTTCGCGATCTCGCAGGCGTTCGATTACGTCCAGAAGAAAGCGTTCCGGATCAGCGTGCTCGACAAGCAGAAGCGCATGGATGGCCGCGGCTACCAGGATTTGCGTCCGATCAGTTGCGAAGTCGGCGTTCTCCCGCGCACCCACGGCTCCGCGATTTTCCAGCGGGGCGAAACCCAGGCGCTCGCTCTCGTTACCCTGGCGCCGATCGAAGAAGCGCAAAACATCGATGCTTACGGCGGCGGCGAAACCTCGAAGAGTTTCCTGCTCCATTACAATTTCCCGCCCTTTAGCGTCGGCGAAACCGGCCGGACCGGCGGCGCGAGCCGTCGCGAGATCGGCCATGGCGCCCTGGCGGAACGTTCGCTGGAACCTGTCGTGCCCAGCTCCGATAATTTCCGTTACGCGATCCGCATTTCGAGCGAAGTCATGGAATCGAACGGCTCGACCTCGATGGCCAGTGTCTGCGGCGGAATGCTCGCCCTCATGGATGCCGGCGTCCCGATCAAGACCCCGGTCGCCGGAATTTCAGTCGGGCTCGTCACCGAAAAGGCCGACGACGGCCAGATGAAACGCTACGAGTTGCTCACCGACATCATCGGTTCCGAAGATCACTTCGGCGACATGGACTACAAACTTTGCGGCACGTCTGCCGGCATCACCGGATTCCAGCTCGACCTGAAATTGCCCGGCGTGAGCCACAAGATCATGGCCGAAGCGACCTTCCGCGCGAAAGAAGCGCGCGATAAAATTCTCGGGATCATGTCGCAAACGATCGATCAGCCGCGGCCTGATTTGAGCAAGTACGCGCCCCGCATCGAGACGATCAAGATTAATCCCGATAAGATCGGCGCGCTCATCGGACCCGGCGGCAAAACGATCAAAGGCATCGTGGCCGAGACCGGCGCGGAGATTAATATCGAAGACGATGGTTCGGTCCACATCTACGCCACCAGTCCGGAGAGCATGGCGCGGGCAAAAGAAATCATCGGCGGCATGTCGCGCGAGATCGAAGTCGGCCAGACCTATCATGGTCGCGTCGTTTCGATCAAAGATTTCGGCGCCTTCGTCGAAGTGTTCCCGGGCAAGGACGGACTCGTCCACATATCCGAGCTGGCCGATTTCCGCGTCAACCGCACGGAAGACGTCGCCAAGATGGGCGAAATGATCTGGGTGAAGTGCATCGGCATCGACGACAAGGGCCGCGTGAAATTGAGTCGCAAAGCCGCGCTCAAGGAACGCGCCGCCGCCGAAGCCGGCCAGACCACGGAGCCGGATCGCGTCGAAGAGCGCCAGCCGAGGCGGTAA
- the rpsO gene encoding 30S ribosomal protein S15: MAESSDTMDMKEFQLHEKDTGSADVQVALLTRRISQLTDHLKSHAKDHSSRRGLLKMVAMRRSLLDYLSKSESERYKNLLEKLNLRK; encoded by the coding sequence ATGGCAGAAAGCAGTGACACGATGGACATGAAGGAGTTCCAGCTCCACGAGAAAGACACCGGCAGCGCGGATGTGCAAGTTGCGCTTCTGACCCGCCGGATCTCGCAGCTGACCGACCACCTCAAGAGTCACGCCAAAGATCATTCGTCGCGCCGCGGCCTCCTCAAAATGGTGGCGATGCGCCGGAGCTTGCTCGATTATTTGAGCAAGTCGGAGTCCGAGCGGTATAAAAACCTGCTCGAGAAGCTCAACCTGCGGAAATAA
- a CDS encoding glycosyltransferase: protein MLSFIVPAHNEEHELPGSLSSIRAAAEASGQPFEIIVADDASTDATAEVARAAGAVVVPVNYRQIAAVRNAGARASRGDVLFFVDADTLISPEHVTDALDALTAGCVGGGARVVPEGYVPRWGRLFVQIFSFFYFTLARLGAGAFLFTTRRNFEAIGGFDEQFFAGEEVFFTRALKKRGSFKLLRRPIVTSGRKLRMYSGRYFLGRSFALLAGGIRGMRSRDKLDIWYDGKRETRTRGRVSESVPG from the coding sequence ATGCTCTCGTTCATCGTTCCGGCGCACAATGAGGAGCACGAGCTTCCTGGCTCCCTGAGCTCGATTCGAGCGGCGGCGGAGGCTTCGGGGCAGCCATTCGAAATCATCGTCGCGGATGATGCCTCGACGGACGCTACCGCCGAGGTCGCCAGGGCTGCCGGGGCCGTTGTGGTTCCAGTTAACTATCGACAGATCGCCGCCGTCCGGAACGCGGGCGCCCGCGCGTCGCGAGGCGACGTTCTCTTCTTTGTTGATGCCGATACCCTGATTTCCCCCGAGCACGTCACGGACGCTTTGGACGCCCTGACCGCAGGCTGCGTGGGTGGTGGCGCGCGTGTTGTCCCCGAGGGTTACGTCCCCCGGTGGGGCCGCCTCTTCGTCCAAATTTTCTCATTCTTTTATTTCACCCTGGCGAGATTGGGCGCGGGCGCGTTCCTGTTTACGACCCGTCGAAATTTTGAAGCCATTGGCGGATTCGATGAACAATTCTTCGCCGGCGAAGAAGTCTTTTTCACTCGGGCCTTAAAGAAACGCGGCTCCTTCAAGTTACTCCGCCGGCCGATCGTGACTTCGGGCCGCAAGCTGCGCATGTATTCCGGCCGGTATTTCCTGGGGCGATCGTTCGCCTTGCTTGCGGGTGGGATACGGGGCATGCGCTCTCGCGATAAGCTCGATATTTGGTACGATGGAAAACGTGAAACCAGGACGCGCGGCCGCGTTTCGGAGAGCGTGCCGGGATAG
- a CDS encoding cupin domain-containing protein: MTNEKPWIELAPGIRRRTVTHGTTMYQMIAELEAGSVMPEHKHPQEQIMHIIAGRMKVNAGGVTQELRAGESFYVAGNVPHGVETLEKTTVLDTFSPPRDEYIALDKEKIRDA; the protein is encoded by the coding sequence ATGACAAACGAAAAACCCTGGATCGAGTTGGCGCCGGGTATCAGGCGGCGCACGGTCACGCACGGCACGACGATGTATCAGATGATCGCCGAACTGGAGGCGGGCAGCGTCATGCCCGAGCACAAACATCCTCAGGAACAGATCATGCACATCATCGCGGGCCGGATGAAGGTGAATGCCGGCGGCGTTACCCAGGAGCTGCGGGCTGGCGAATCGTTCTATGTGGCGGGGAACGTTCCCCACGGCGTCGAGACGCTCGAGAAAACGACCGTGCTCGATACGTTCAGTCCGCCGCGGGACGAATATATCGCGCTGGATAAAGAAAAGATTCGGGATGCGTGA
- a CDS encoding AI-2E family transporter — protein MTKQRRWSYVILALTLVLIGFLQLGAPFLALLFSYFVLTRLGRFIPNKWVVLVIFILIWAVIGYVAGHFVRAAINALPKIADNAVPSAIAWAEDHNFNLPFEDFEGLKATAMTTIKDQAKYLGDFANFARHASTTLVFIIIAIVCAVSIFFNGRIDLSRGSNRLQNNLYSVCCDEIAERFAEFYRSFSTVIGAQMTISAINTVLTAIFVFVVGLPYAPVVVGLTFLCGLFPIVGNVVSNTVIVFVAFQVSGKLAIFALIFLVVVHKLEYFLNSKIIGARIRNPIWLTLIGLIIGEKLMGVPGMILSPVILNYVRVEMSKIEAAPAIPRSTLQ, from the coding sequence ATGACGAAACAGCGGCGTTGGTCCTATGTCATCTTGGCGCTGACCCTGGTTCTCATCGGCTTTCTTCAGCTCGGGGCCCCGTTTCTCGCGCTCCTTTTTTCCTATTTTGTCCTGACCAGGCTCGGCCGTTTCATTCCCAACAAATGGGTGGTGCTCGTGATCTTTATCCTGATCTGGGCGGTGATCGGCTACGTCGCCGGCCATTTCGTGCGCGCCGCCATCAATGCCCTGCCGAAGATTGCCGATAACGCCGTCCCTTCCGCCATCGCCTGGGCTGAAGACCACAACTTCAATCTGCCGTTCGAGGATTTCGAGGGACTCAAGGCGACCGCGATGACCACGATCAAGGACCAGGCCAAATACCTCGGCGATTTCGCCAATTTCGCCCGGCACGCTTCGACCACGCTCGTCTTTATTATCATCGCGATCGTTTGCGCGGTCAGCATTTTCTTCAACGGCCGGATCGATCTCTCCCGCGGATCGAACCGGCTCCAGAACAACCTTTACTCGGTTTGCTGCGACGAAATCGCCGAGCGTTTCGCCGAGTTCTACCGCAGCTTTTCCACGGTGATCGGCGCCCAGATGACGATCTCCGCGATCAACACCGTCCTGACCGCGATCTTTGTTTTCGTGGTGGGACTTCCCTATGCTCCGGTCGTCGTCGGCCTCACTTTCCTCTGCGGATTGTTCCCGATCGTCGGCAATGTAGTCAGCAACACCGTCATCGTTTTCGTTGCTTTCCAGGTCTCGGGTAAGCTGGCGATTTTCGCGCTCATCTTTCTGGTGGTCGTCCACAAACTGGAATATTTCCTGAACAGCAAGATCATCGGCGCCCGGATCCGGAACCCGATCTGGCTCACCCTCATCGGATTGATTATTGGCGAGAAGCTGATGGGCGTGCCCGGGATGATTCTTTCGCCGGTGATCCTGAATTATGTCCGGGTCGAGATGTCGAAAATCGAAGCCGCCCCTGCTATTCCGCGGTCGACCCTGCAATAA
- a CDS encoding GNAT family N-acetyltransferase: MKSVIQIVRAKPEDAEALTEIAHAAKRHWGYPESWITAWRDILTMRPEFIAKNISYCAIDGDRPVGFYVLTTEDDGLHFDHLWILPSAMKRGIGRALFEHAAAQATNLGFDSIRIEADPNAEGFYRRMGAIWTGTSVTQIEGERRELPLLEYAVPL; encoded by the coding sequence ATGAAGTCCGTGATTCAAATCGTCCGAGCGAAACCGGAAGATGCCGAGGCGCTGACCGAAATCGCACACGCCGCGAAGCGACATTGGGGGTATCCGGAAAGTTGGATCACAGCCTGGCGCGATATCCTGACGATGCGCCCCGAATTCATCGCGAAAAACATCAGCTATTGCGCGATCGATGGTGATCGTCCCGTTGGATTCTATGTTCTCACTACCGAAGATGACGGGCTTCATTTCGACCATCTTTGGATTCTGCCCAGCGCCATGAAACGCGGAATCGGCCGCGCCTTGTTCGAACACGCCGCGGCCCAGGCCACGAATCTCGGGTTCGATTCAATTAGGATCGAGGCCGATCCGAACGCGGAGGGATTTTATCGCCGAATGGGAGCGATATGGACGGGGACAAGCGTCACCCAAATCGAAGGCGAACGCCGGGAATTGCCGCTGCTCGAATATGCGGTTCCTTTGTAG
- a CDS encoding VWA domain-containing protein — protein sequence MNKIALGSFAAFLGQVVIASADPEVTLRVTPDREWIYRSGTRDVIVQVEIEARKSDDTRRSPMNLAVVLDRSGSMEGAKIEKARQAAAMAVDKLADDDIFSLVTYDTETDLLIPPERVGNRDHREDLKARIHRIQPGGSTALHAGVVLGAKQVRRFFDKERVNRVILLSDGLANVGPSTPSDLSRLGHDLRGDGIAVSTVGLGDDYNEDLMTALAESSNANYYYVKDAEKLPSVFAQELGAARSLLARSIVIRIRTPEGVRLKEIIGRPEIECHDRVAEIKMPELFGSEQRRFLVRCEVTGDPAEAIDAATVELNYANLAGNQAPLQRQAAKISLTDDQKKSDASVRAEVVREHSVVQNRLAKEMAVKLADEGKTKDAVALLRQQAAKNAAAPPAIQVPGVKEENQSLEAAASEIDSRGRLEKARRKAMQFENYADKYQKTR from the coding sequence ATGAACAAAATAGCGTTAGGCAGCTTCGCGGCATTCCTCGGCCAGGTCGTCATTGCTTCCGCCGATCCCGAGGTCACGCTGCGGGTGACGCCGGACCGCGAATGGATCTATCGGTCCGGAACGCGCGATGTGATCGTGCAGGTCGAGATCGAAGCGCGCAAAAGCGACGACACGCGGCGCTCGCCGATGAATCTCGCGGTCGTCCTGGACCGGAGCGGTTCCATGGAAGGCGCCAAGATCGAGAAAGCGCGCCAGGCCGCGGCGATGGCGGTCGATAAACTGGCTGACGACGACATCTTTTCGCTGGTCACCTACGACACCGAAACCGATTTGCTCATTCCGCCTGAACGCGTCGGCAACCGGGATCACCGCGAAGATCTGAAGGCCCGCATTCATCGCATTCAGCCGGGGGGCAGCACCGCCCTGCATGCCGGAGTCGTGCTGGGCGCCAAACAGGTGCGCCGCTTTTTTGACAAGGAACGCGTGAATCGCGTGATCCTGCTCTCCGATGGCCTGGCGAATGTCGGGCCGAGCACTCCTTCGGACCTGTCCCGTCTCGGCCACGATCTGCGTGGGGACGGAATTGCGGTCAGCACAGTGGGCCTCGGCGACGATTACAACGAGGACCTTATGACCGCGCTGGCCGAGTCCAGCAACGCCAATTATTATTATGTGAAGGACGCCGAGAAATTGCCGTCCGTCTTCGCGCAGGAACTGGGCGCGGCGCGTTCGCTCCTGGCCCGAAGCATCGTCATTCGCATCCGGACGCCGGAAGGCGTGCGCCTGAAGGAAATCATCGGACGGCCTGAAATCGAATGCCACGATCGGGTGGCTGAGATCAAAATGCCGGAGCTGTTCGGTTCGGAGCAACGGCGGTTCCTGGTCCGTTGCGAGGTGACCGGCGATCCCGCGGAAGCGATCGACGCGGCCACGGTGGAACTAAACTACGCCAACCTGGCCGGGAACCAGGCGCCCCTCCAACGGCAGGCGGCAAAAATTTCGCTGACCGACGACCAAAAGAAATCGGACGCAAGCGTCCGGGCCGAGGTCGTGCGGGAACATAGCGTCGTGCAGAACCGGCTCGCCAAGGAGATGGCGGTGAAGCTGGCGGATGAGGGCAAGACAAAGGACGCGGTGGCGTTGCTTCGCCAACAGGCGGCCAAGAACGCCGCCGCGCCCCCGGCGATTCAGGTGCCCGGGGTAAAGGAAGAGAACCAGAGCCTCGAGGCGGCCGCTTCGGAAATTGATTCCCGGGGCCGGCTCGAGAAGGCCCGGCGCAAGGCGATGCAATTCGAAAATTACGCAGACAAAT